The Oncorhynchus nerka isolate Pitt River linkage group LG24, Oner_Uvic_2.0, whole genome shotgun sequence genome has a window encoding:
- the LOC115108637 gene encoding EEIG family member 2-like isoform X2, with translation MDFMMMKKKKFKFKVDFELDELSSVPFVNGVLFCKVRLLDGGFSEESSREPVHANCVRWKKRFSFPCKMSATAGTGVLDPCVCRVSVRKELKGGKTYAKLGFADLNLAEFAGSGNTTRRCLLEGYDTKNTRQDNSILKVIISTQLMSGDPCFKTPPSTGTFIGVQGDAESLLEERKGGDNQKTFMGYSTGHSRSSSLSECTHRRNTSVGSASTGIASILEPSDDTRDTRDQRESRDRERGDREARMGMMPPTAGASACTALPEHPTPTSTIGSCTGTPVKSASSCERLNRHLVKQGSMEGQMMRVEASRVDADDVVEKILQSQDFTPSLLDSSHEEEGLRLFVGPGGSTALGSHHLPTRVGAGAYEQVVIKR, from the exons ATGGATTTCATGATGATGAAGAAAAAGAAATTCAAGTTTAAAGTGGATTTCGAGCTGGATGAGCTCTCTTCTGTCCCCTTTGTCAACGGTGTCCTGTTTTGTAAAGTCCGACTCCTTGATGGTGGTTTCTCCGAGGAGTCGTCTCG GGAGCCGGTCCATGCTAACTGTGTACGCTGGAAGAAGAGGTTCTCCTTCCCCTGTAAGATGAGTGCCACCGCTGGGACGGGCGTGCTTGACCCCTGTGTGTGCCGAGTGTCTGTCAGGAAG GAGCTAAAGGGTGGGAAGACGTACGCAAAG CTTGGCTTTGCAGACCTAAACCTGGCTGAGTTTGCTGGTTCTGGGAACACGACACGTAGATGTCTACTGGAAGGTTACGACACCAAGAACACCCGGCAGGACAACTCCATACTCAAG gTTATCATCAGCACACAACTGATGTCCGGGGACCCCTGTTTTAAAAC GCCTCCTTCCACAGGCACATTCATTGGCGTCCAGGGAGATGCAGAGAGCCTcctggaagagaggaagggaggggacaaCCAGAAGACCTTCATGG GCTACAGCACAGGTCACTCCCGCTCCTCCAGCCTGTCAGAGTGTACCCATCGCAGGAACACTTCTGTGGGCAGCGCTTCCACCGGCATCGCCAGCATCCTGGAGCCCTCTGACGACACTAGGGACACCAGGGACCAGAGGGAGAGCAGGGAccgggagaggggagacagggaagcCAGGATGGGGATGATGCCCCCTACTGCTGGGGCGTCAGCCTGCACAGCCCTGCCTGAACACCCCACCCCCACCAGTACCATTGGTTCCTGTACAGGCACTCCGGTGAAGAGCGCCTCGTCCTGCGAACGCCTCAACAG ACACCTGGTGAAGCAAGGGTCCATGGAGGGTCAGATGATGAGGGTGGAGGCATCGAGGGTGGATGCTGATGACGTGGTGGAGAAGATCCTTCAGAGTCAAGACTTCACCCCCAGCCTGCTGGACTCCAGCCATGAAG AGGAAGGCCTGCGGTTGTTTGTCGGTCCCGGAGGAAGCACTGCCCTTGGAAGCCATCACCTGCCTACCAG GGTTGGCGCTGGTGCATATGAACAGGTGGTGATTAAACGTTAG
- the LOC115108637 gene encoding EEIG family member 2-like isoform X1, giving the protein MDFMMMKKKKFKFKVDFELDELSSVPFVNGVLFCKVRLLDGGFSEESSREPVHANCVRWKKRFSFPCKMSATAGTGVLDPCVCRVSVRKELKGGKTYAKLGFADLNLAEFAGSGNTTRRCLLEGYDTKNTRQDNSILKVIISTQLMSGDPCFKTPPSTGTFIGVQGDAESLLEERKGGDNQKTFMESREGKCPSVSDELGGSCHSRTSSYASQQSKVSGYSTGHSRSSSLSECTHRRNTSVGSASTGIASILEPSDDTRDTRDQRESRDRERGDREARMGMMPPTAGASACTALPEHPTPTSTIGSCTGTPVKSASSCERLNRHLVKQGSMEGQMMRVEASRVDADDVVEKILQSQDFTPSLLDSSHEEEGLRLFVGPGGSTALGSHHLPTRVGAGAYEQVVIKR; this is encoded by the exons ATGGATTTCATGATGATGAAGAAAAAGAAATTCAAGTTTAAAGTGGATTTCGAGCTGGATGAGCTCTCTTCTGTCCCCTTTGTCAACGGTGTCCTGTTTTGTAAAGTCCGACTCCTTGATGGTGGTTTCTCCGAGGAGTCGTCTCG GGAGCCGGTCCATGCTAACTGTGTACGCTGGAAGAAGAGGTTCTCCTTCCCCTGTAAGATGAGTGCCACCGCTGGGACGGGCGTGCTTGACCCCTGTGTGTGCCGAGTGTCTGTCAGGAAG GAGCTAAAGGGTGGGAAGACGTACGCAAAG CTTGGCTTTGCAGACCTAAACCTGGCTGAGTTTGCTGGTTCTGGGAACACGACACGTAGATGTCTACTGGAAGGTTACGACACCAAGAACACCCGGCAGGACAACTCCATACTCAAG gTTATCATCAGCACACAACTGATGTCCGGGGACCCCTGTTTTAAAAC GCCTCCTTCCACAGGCACATTCATTGGCGTCCAGGGAGATGCAGAGAGCCTcctggaagagaggaagggaggggacaaCCAGAAGACCTTCATGG AGAGCCGAGAAGGAAAGTGTCCCTCTGTTTCCGATGAACTTGGGGGCTCCTGCCATTCCCGAACATCCAGCTACGCTAGTCAGCAGTCTAAAGTCTCAG GCTACAGCACAGGTCACTCCCGCTCCTCCAGCCTGTCAGAGTGTACCCATCGCAGGAACACTTCTGTGGGCAGCGCTTCCACCGGCATCGCCAGCATCCTGGAGCCCTCTGACGACACTAGGGACACCAGGGACCAGAGGGAGAGCAGGGAccgggagaggggagacagggaagcCAGGATGGGGATGATGCCCCCTACTGCTGGGGCGTCAGCCTGCACAGCCCTGCCTGAACACCCCACCCCCACCAGTACCATTGGTTCCTGTACAGGCACTCCGGTGAAGAGCGCCTCGTCCTGCGAACGCCTCAACAG ACACCTGGTGAAGCAAGGGTCCATGGAGGGTCAGATGATGAGGGTGGAGGCATCGAGGGTGGATGCTGATGACGTGGTGGAGAAGATCCTTCAGAGTCAAGACTTCACCCCCAGCCTGCTGGACTCCAGCCATGAAG AGGAAGGCCTGCGGTTGTTTGTCGGTCCCGGAGGAAGCACTGCCCTTGGAAGCCATCACCTGCCTACCAG GGTTGGCGCTGGTGCATATGAACAGGTGGTGATTAAACGTTAG
- the henmt1 gene encoding small RNA 2'-O-methyltransferase, which yields MNTIFTPPLYIQRYEFVIDFVKKNKPKKVVDLGCNDCTLLRKLKFHKEIELLAGLDIDCAVIRAKMYELAPIPTDYLQPGDHPLTIELYQGSVTERDPRTKGFDLVTSIELIEHLQLEDVDRFTEVVFGYMAPVAAIISTPNADFNPLLPGLTGFRHYDHKFEWTKVEFQTWALKVCKEFGYVVAFTGVGQIPAQEESIGFCSQIGVFQIDRSGRDAPRLQNNVAEEHLPYRVLYNVVYPSLCDSNIFQRTLVNEVLYWAETLKREWLEKIRGVGDEESEQTDEEGCSREGMDREENQTGEVERVEAGGRGFEVENEEVGGEGRTDMGQEEPYREGQSVCVPLVRLCSCPRVQALSGTVQRLTKFLLENSRVQLTNDGTAVVLVDSDDEDLEWDENCDNTGTGPFFVSSVENEDWETELG from the exons ATGAACACGATATTTACTCCACCATTGTACATACAGCGATACGAATTTGTCATCGACTTCGTCAAAAAGAACAAACCCAAAAAG GTGGTAGACTTGGGATGCAATGACTGCACTCTCCTTAGGAAGCTGAAGTTTCACAAAGAAATTGAACTGCTTGCTGGACTGGACATTGACTGTGCAGTTATCAGGGCTAAAAT GTATGAACTGGCACCGATTCCAACTGACTACCTGCAGCCAGGTGATCATCCCCTGACCATTGAGCTGTACCAGGGTTCAGTCACCGAGAGGGATCCCCGCACCAAAGGATTTGATCTGGTGACGAGTATTGAGCT CATTGAGCACCTACAGCTTGAGGATGTGGATAGGTTCACTGAGGTTGTATTTGGCTACATGGCCCCAGTAGCAGCAATCATTAGCACTCCAAACGCTGACTTCAACCCCCTGCTCCCCGGGCTGACGGGGTTTAGACACTACGACCACAAATTTGAATGGACTAAAGTAGAGTTTCAGACCTG GGCTCTGAAGGTGTGCAAAGAGTTTGGTTATGTGGTGGCGTTTACAGGTGTAGGACAGATACCGGCCCAGGAGGAGAGCATCGGTTTCTGCTCTCAAATCGGAGTGTTTCAGATAGACAGGTCAGGACGTGACGCACCACGTCTGCAGAATAATGTGGCAGAGGAGCATCTTCCTTACAGAGTG TTATACAACGTGGTGTACCCAAGCCTGTGTGACAGCAATATCTTCCAGAGGACTCTGGTGAATGAGGTCCTGTACTGGGCTGAGACCCTGAAGAGAGAGTGGCTGGAGAAGATACGTGGAGTGGGGGATGAAGAATcagaacagacagatgaagaGGGTTGTTCGAGAGAAGGAATGGACAGGGAGGAGAATCAGACAGGTGAAGTGGAGCGAGTGGAGGCAGGTGGTAGAGGGTTTGAGGTAGAGaatgaggaggtggggggagagggtagaacagacatgggacaggaGGAGCCCTACAGAGaaggtcagtctgtgtgtgtccccTTGGTCAGGTTGTGCTCCTGCCCCAGAGTGCAAGCTCTGAGTGGGACAGTCCAGCGTCTCACAAAGTTCCTACTGGAGAACTCTAGAGTACAGTTAACCAACGATGGCACTGCTGTGGTGTTGGTGGACAGCGATGATGAAGATTTGGAGTGGGATGAGAACTGTGATAACACAGGGACAGGTCCGTTCTTTGTTAGTAGCGTGGAGAACGAGGACTGGGAGACCGAGCTTGGATGA